AAAACCCATACAGTTGCGGTAGATGCTAAATACAATACATCATCCCCCTCGGATGAGCGTATGACTAGCTCCGGCCATACGCTAAAATTACAaaacagaaatattcaaaattattttgaactACATAGTGTACCATGAACACTAAAGGTTTGAACGAACATATACATATGGCAACAGCAAGGCCTATGATATCGCTTTGGATGCAATAGACGTTAGCCTAAATACCGGTACCCGGTAACATATATTTCCAAGTGTCGACGTTGAAAACGTTCATAAATGGTTTTAAACCTTCAACTTTAGGCCTAAACCTAAAACCAAGAAGCTAAATCGTCCCGCTAAATAAATCCGGGGCACAAACTGACCCAAGAAACGTATTACCAGGCAAGGTTATTATGCAGAAAAATACAGACAGGTGAAATAGCATTAGtataaaggccgggtctatttggtaagccgctcgccgaacaggcatctttttttgtcctgtttggagagccgcttgccaaacagcactaaaaagccaccctgttcggcaagccgggcttgccaaacagggcaaaaatactaccctctttggcgagccggagaggttacaacatgttggccaatcagagagcagtgacgtcatattcgaatttatatacgcatatttaacaatggccgacttcccgctctcgattcaatttctgttactaaactcgggttttggtcaataatctatgaagaagcatgtacatgtacatgactgtatggatttacaaaaaaagtcataaacgtgatttaactgataagcatgttaaatgcattagtgtgcatttctaaaggcgtttcactgtaactccagtgttgctgaccgtgttgccacgaatgataatgagctcctggatggttgaatatgcatgagttcggctctccatctagggcagaaaaaaggtgctgtttggtgagccgggcttgccaaatggTCACTTCCTAGTATAAACAAACAGGTTCAGCATTATCAGATTATGATATGAACACGtcatgaaaacaaaacactGATTACTCACAAACACTTCTGTGGATTAAACACTGGATTTTGTATAAAAGACACATACTCGAAGGTATGACAAAATTATAAAAATTACTTTGGTTTCCTCCAGTAATCTAAATATGATAAAGAACATCCAAAAATAAATGCTGCATGTAATAGATGCCTAGTACATGAATAAAATGGTTATCAAAATGAGAGGTTGTCCTCTGTCCTCAGAGGTTGTCCTCTGGCTATGAAAGAATCACTCCGAATCCTCAcgaaatgaataaatataatgTCATCATATATATTGTccatatactgtcttctcccacttaaccgagcgcggctgaatcgtaaaatgactaagtccaaatgaatagtccgattttactggtggcaggcgaacattagaaagaacagccacatctgataattgactcccttttcgtgggcaatgccaatgccttccacgtaagtggataaaagacatgaacattgacatggggtagtcctgtactgaatgaatgaatacaatacaactagcgtcctcattttatgcctatagtgttagttgaccagaaatttctaatctagggTCTAtaataaagccagcttcatgggtctgcagaatgtcccaataaagaagtcttgctgtcaacgaataaattaaagaacagatttacttcTCAatttaccattcaattttattatctaaacgggatttacacgtcatcatcaaaaacatcatcatcctcttctccttccgaaaactcaatcccctcaacaaactgctcatgctcatcatttaccatctataccccctccccgacttcgtcatcgtcctcaggaactaggccactggctctccaactgttcataatcgtctgttgtgtgaccctttcccagccgaggctgatcatcctgaccacatcccgcctggtgatccgctcacaatgtccttgatcatcggtgtggccgattttccacactttccaaatggtcctcaggtgacacttgaagctcctgtttacggttaagtccaagggctgcagcagcgaagtacattgcctggaatgaaagtgtctgtcccattctctgcggtgattgcatcacgaaattgctgatttcgatgcgccggatacctgtctaaaagtaacaggaacgtggcccctgctacaaatggcacaatcagggcctgcaaccactcgattagcgattggtgtcgggcccaaccctgtggactaccagttacctggaaaaataaacaacaagtatgaacatttacattacctttctgaacagtcagacacgcacaatgttttggttccatccatgacaaacctataataattttagtcatagaagttctgattttcctaaaaaatactaccattaactagactcaccgtcaatgacaacactgatgacgtcaggtacatgtcctgtactacaagcacggacttgtattctatgccaatactcactcgcacattgtctggagcattcgcctgaagctgccgaatgacgtcaccatctggtgccaagcctctgaagttgacctcggctcgtccttttcgtccgtctgtcgtaactactagagtcaccgtgcatccaagtttcgggttaccttgggatgatctaatgtcaacattctgagacccagtcgcttccattgttgatcttggcaccatatcaaacaacacgaacgtctcattcaagttcatgatgacatcaaaatcagcgtctctgatgaggtcggcaaaatctccccggtagtcggcaaccaaagcctgggcgttgtcaggtaacccccttgaatctttggtcttccttcgatagctgatttgtttcctgaaatggaatttgcatattgttaaaattcaccgcatacaatccattaaggccgaaccatgcaacagcggaataaaactcacctttccataaagttgctaagccaatgtgcagatgcatggaaaaggtatcgcaagggtctctgttcttgtctttcggccttcgtttcgttcggaagctctgcccaccattgccgaaattctcttccagcttgccctttaatatcctcaccggaaacagggaaaccaagtcttcggcgctcaaggaaccaggtgttcaaattgttttccatttcgggccagtatgctgaaataaaaaagctaacacgtttaacatctttggaaatattgattgccgataaccacaggtatgaacgaaatgttagtcctaggaataaaggtcccaggaacaataatactgatattgttaaaggcaatggtcagggtcagtcgctttgatgtatagtgcgacttattcttctgtccatgacacagaagcggacttattccggtcggtataggccaacaaggaaggaaattcatttagcgaggaatataatgcttgtagaaacactaccttgtgcatcagtgccgtgttgccgttgtctcatccgtcttctatggtcttgagttgatctatctcggagggcaaacaagtcatcctgtgtgcttaaccaacgtctaaatgtctgcggtgctatgcggtggtgtctagcaaaggatgtcgcagtttcagcatgacgtaatcctatagcatgctccaattggtatgtctcgataaggtcaatcttctgattgagactgtagcttttctggtgcctacgtgaaccaggtacagcctggttagcatcatcatcatcatcatcatcatcatcagtagtggtatcagggtcagggctgtcaacatcatctccatactccattccatacgttaacatcatcagggtgcctgctaggcctacccacaaaatacatcgcattgcgtgcatcttaccagaagaacgtggtcaaagcaagatggcagacaacaattatgacatttgacacgaaagtgccctttattggcttttccccacaagaaaacgattccataatcgattagataaaataaattcatttgaaagactctggattggtcaaccatttacatggacttacgtaacttcaataatcatcaccctgactgcagggattaccAGCCCTGACCGCGACCAgacgttattgaattgacaacatttacaaggttgtcttcctataaccattgatcaatataattggctgtcatattgaatgtttgcagcccaccggtaaaaactacagactgccatgtttctggacttagtcattttcgagccatttcctggcgctcggttaagtgggagaagacagtatgagTAGAGTCCGCAAATGCTTATCAATGCCCGTTAGAAGTGGCCAGCAAAACAatccagtcacaaccaggtacAGAGAAGTCCTTGAAAGCATTATCACTTAATACTCGATAGTCCGTAGCACACATCGAAAATTCACAGAACCAACACATTCACGAATAGCAGCATGATTAAAACAGTTTGCAGCACACAAGCTATGGTGGAAACCATTTAACACAGAGCAATAGGCCTAGTAGAAGAGGGAAAATACACTCAAAATTTCAATGTAACCTTTAATAGGTGGATATATTCAGGTGGTTAAGTTGTGGTATCAAGCTTAAGTGGCAAGATACAAGTACATGTTTACACCAAATCTAAATGAACCTGCAGGTTTTAAAATAAGCCAAACACTCGACTCATAACATGTACAAATACATCTTAAAACCAGACCTAAATTTTTAGTGCCTGTAGTGATACCATATAATCTGCCAAACAAATGTCACTATGTGGAAACTGACTGGTCATAATATACAGAAAAAAGAAGCTCACAACCAAACACTCACACACACAAAATTGGAGAATATGGCTGGTTGTGCATTATCAGAAGCCTGGCTTGACCCCAAATGGCAATGTTAGCCCTCCCTGACTCAGAAGAACCAGATTCACACAAGCACACAATCAGACAGTCGCACGTCAGTGAAATGCATGACAGTCAACATTTACCCTCCTTGTCCAACCATTAGGCATATGCAACTAAACATCCAGGCagttggacatacatgtagcataataTTGAGCGCAACTCAACTACTTGAGTGACCAATTGTCCCTGTTTACCCCACGAGCAATCCTCAGCTTGTCACAATGAGCTCGGTAGGTTGTTCCAGCCAAATCAAGTTGCAGAGTAACAGTGAAATCTTCACCTACATGCTTTACTAGGTATGGTCCTCGCCATGGCACATGTTTGTCGCCTTTAAAAGATTTCCTtggattatacatgtaataccaaACATAATCACCAGCTTTGAGGGACTGATATTTGGGAATTGAAGGCTCATACTGCTTCTTCTGGATTCTTTGTGATAACTGCAAGTTGTTACGCGCTATACTGTAGGCTTTCTGGAATCTATCCTCAAGTTGCCTGATATAAGATGGTACTGAAGTCTGTGTCTCAGCAGGCTTGGTGTATAAGAGATTCATGGGTAGCTTCATTTCCCTTGATGTCAACATATAATGTGGGGTCTCGCCTGTGCTGTTATGCACTGAAGATCGATAAGCCATCAAGAAGATGGGAAGCATGACATCCCAATCGCCAACTGATTCCTGGTGATCATAGGTGTAGGTTTTGATCATAGACTTCAAGATCTTGTTAAAGTTTTCTACCAATCCATTGGATTTAGGGTTGTATGGTGTTGTTAATGACTTGTCGATTCCAAGTTTTTGAAGCAATGAGGCGTACAAGTTGGAAATAAACTGGGGTCCTCTGTCAGAATGAAGAATATACATACAGCCAAACCGTGAAACAAGTTCTCTAATGATAGCATTGCAGACCTCTTCTGTTTCAACTGTCTTCAGCGGTGCAGCTTCAACCCATTTAGTGAAGTTGTCCTCCATCGTTAATACATATCTGGAACCACGGGGGGTTTGACGTAATGGTCCGATTATGTCAATTGAGACACGCTCGAAGGCTTCACCAAATAGTTGTTGAGTGAGAGGTACTCTTTTCTTTTTATGGGGATACTTAATGGTGTTGCAAGTTTCACAGTGAGAGACAAATCTTGTTACACCAGTCCTCCAGTTTACCCAATAGAAGTCTGCTTTCAGACGCTCTGCTGGCTTTTGGATCCCAAGATGACCGGAACATGGATCAGAATGCAACTTTTCGATAAGGCTGTGTCGTAATGTCCGTGGAACAACTAGCTGATTCCTGGTGGGTTTGTCTGGTACAATCAACTTCCGATACAATAATACCGTTTTCCAAAAACAAAGATCTCCAATGTTGTCTCAGGACTTTAACACCGAGGCTTTCCTTGGATATGGTTCGGTAATTCGGGTAGTCAGACCCACTCAACTTCAGCTGGACTATGGGTGATATATCCGGGTCAGAGAGCTGCAAATTGGAAATCTCAGACAAGGGAACTAAGTCTGTTACTGGTTGTTGACCTTGAACGACATCTGCTTGTTTCTGATCTTGAATGGCCTTCCGTGATTGTGATCTAGTTGTTACTGCACAGTTTAGCATAAGTTTATCTACAGCTTCTTCTATGTTTTTATCAACATTCACTGTGTGATGGCAAGGGGGAATGTCTGGTGGTTGCTTTGGTTTATACCATCTTGGCTTTCCTTTGCTGGGTTGTCGATCAGTCTCGACCACTTCATCCTCTCGTCGACACTGAAGGCACTGCATCCGACTCATTGCATCAGCA
Above is a window of Lineus longissimus chromosome 3, tnLinLong1.2, whole genome shotgun sequence DNA encoding:
- the LOC135484819 gene encoding uncharacterized protein LOC135484819 is translated as MEDNFTKWVEAAPLKTVETEEVCNAIIRELVSRFGCMYILHSDRGPQFISNLYASLLQKLGIDKSLTTPYNPKSNGLVENFNKILKSMIKTYTYDHQESVGDWDVMLPIFLMAYRSSVHNSTGETPHYMLTSREMKLPMNLLYTKPAETQTSVPSYIRQLEDRFQKAYSIARNNLQLSQRIQKKQYEPSIPKYQSLKAGDYVWYYMYNPRKSFKGDKHVPWRGPYLVKHVGEDFTVTLQLDLAGTTYRAHCDKLRIARGVNRDNWSLK